In Actinomyces marmotae, the DNA window TCGATGTGGGCGCCGTGGAGGCGGCGCTCCCCTCCCTCGGCTTCTCCGGCTCGCTCGACGCGGTGGTGCGGATCCCCTCCGCCATCGCCGCGCCCGCCGGCCAGGCGATCAGCGCGCCGACGATCCTGGTGGTCGGCACTGGACGGGGCCTCGACCTGGCCGAGAGCGCCGATCACGACGCGGCGGCCCTGGGCCTCACGCGCGCCGGCGCACTGTCGCGCGCGGCGGCGCGCGCCACCCGCGAGCTGGCCGGCGTGGAGCGCGCCGTCCTCGCGCTGCCCTGCGCCGAGGCCCACGATCTGACCGCCGTCGCCGAGGGCGCGATGACCGGCGCCTACGCCTGGAAGGGCCGGGTCCCCGCGCCCACCGAGCCCCTGGCGGCGATCACCATCTCCTCGCCGCTGGCGGGAGGGGCGCTGGCCGAGGAAGCCCGGGCCAGGGCCGTGGCGCTGGGCGAGGCCGTCGCCCTGACGCGCGACCTCGTCAACGAGCCCCCGAACCGCCTGGTCCCCGAGGCCCTGGCCGAGCGCGCCGCCGAGGTCGCCCGCTCGGCGGGAATCGGGGTGGACACGCTCGATGAGCGGGAGCTGGCGAAGCAGGGGTTCGGCGGCATCCTCGCTGTCGGCCAGGGCGCTGCCAATCCTCCCCGCCTCGTGCGCCTCGAGTGGGCGCCCAGCGACGCCCGCGCCCACATCGCCCTCGTCGGCAAGGGCATCACCTTCGACTCCGGGGGCCTGTCCCTCAAGCCCCCCGCCTCAATGCCGGAGATGAAGTCCGACATGGCCGGCGCGGCCACCGTGCTCGGTGCCGTGCTGGCCGCCGCTCGGCTTGAGCTGCCGGTGCGTGTGACCGCGTGGCTCGCCCTGGCGGAGAACATGCCCGGCCCCGGCGCGCAGCGCCCCAGCGACATCATCACCATGCGCGGTGGCACCACGGTGGAGGTGACCAACACCGACGCCGAGGGCCGGCTCGTCATGGCCGACGCCCTGGCCCGGGCGGTCGAGGACTCCCCGGACGCGGTGCTCGACGTCGCCACGCTCACCGGCGCGCAGATCGTGGCCCTGGGCGATCATGTCTCCGGGGTCATGGGGACACCGGCCGTCCGCGACGCCGTCGCTCGCGCGGCGGCCAGCGCCGGCGAGTCGTTCTGGCCCATGCCGCTGCCCGAGCAGCTGCGCCCGAGCCTGGACAGCCCGTACGCCGCGCTGCGCAACGCGGTGGTCGGCAGCCGGGCCGGGGGCATGCTCACGGCGGGGCTCTTCCTGCGCGAGTTCATCGGTTCCGCCCCCTGGGCCCACCTGGACATCGCCGGCCCTGCCTTCAACGAGCGCGCCCCGTGGGGAGGCACTCCCACAGGGGGGACGGGCCACGGCGTGGCGACGCTCCTGGAGTACCTCCGAGCAGTCGCCCAGTGATTCGTTTCACATGTTGTATGGGATTCATGTTTCCGATCGCCAGGGCGATCCGACGCCTGGCACCCATGCATGAGTGACACAATGTCATCCGGGACCAACCGCCCACCTGAGCGGTGGGCGACTCGGACAACTCACCATCGAGGAGAGATTCTGTGACAGACACCGTCTACGACATGGTCATCCTGGGCGCCGGTTCGGGCGGGTACGCGGCCGCGCTTCGCGGGGCCCAACTCGGTTTGAGGGTCGCGCTCATCGAGGCCGACAAGGTGGGCGGCACATGTCTCCACCGCGGCTGCGTGCCCACCAAGGCCATCCTCCACGCCGCCGAGACCGCTGACACGGTCAGGGAGGCCTCCGCCCTCGGCATCCGTGCCGCCCTGGAGGGCATCGACATGCCCGCCGTCAAGGCCTACAAGGACGGCATCATCTCGCGCATGTACAAGGGCCTTCAGGGCCTGGTCGCCTCCCGGGGGATCGACCTCATCCAGGGCTGGGGTCGCCTCGTGGCCCCCGACGCCGTCGAGGTCGACGGCCGCCGCATCACCGGCAAGAACGTGATCCTCGCCTCTGGCTCCTACTCCAAGAACATCGGCCAGGAGATCTCCGGCCCGGTGATGACCAGCGAGCAGGCTCTCGAGCTCGACCACGTCCCCGCTTCGGCGGTCATCCTGGGCGGTGGCGTCATCGGCGTCGAGTTCGCCTCCGCATGGGCCTCGCTCGGCTGCCAGGTCACGATCATC includes these proteins:
- a CDS encoding leucyl aminopeptidase — protein: MSTLEIIQDPAARIDADVLVLAAAPPSDGGASGILAAGACLEGIDVGAVEAALPSLGFSGSLDAVVRIPSAIAAPAGQAISAPTILVVGTGRGLDLAESADHDAAALGLTRAGALSRAAARATRELAGVERAVLALPCAEAHDLTAVAEGAMTGAYAWKGRVPAPTEPLAAITISSPLAGGALAEEARARAVALGEAVALTRDLVNEPPNRLVPEALAERAAEVARSAGIGVDTLDERELAKQGFGGILAVGQGAANPPRLVRLEWAPSDARAHIALVGKGITFDSGGLSLKPPASMPEMKSDMAGAATVLGAVLAAARLELPVRVTAWLALAENMPGPGAQRPSDIITMRGGTTVEVTNTDAEGRLVMADALARAVEDSPDAVLDVATLTGAQIVALGDHVSGVMGTPAVRDAVARAAASAGESFWPMPLPEQLRPSLDSPYAALRNAVVGSRAGGMLTAGLFLREFIGSAPWAHLDIAGPAFNERAPWGGTPTGGTGHGVATLLEYLRAVAQ